A region of the Amphiprion ocellaris isolate individual 3 ecotype Okinawa chromosome 22, ASM2253959v1, whole genome shotgun sequence genome:
CATAAACCATGGGAGACCTGGAGTGTGGCTTTGAGGAAATGCAAGGAGTGAGATTGGGATACCTGCTCATCAAAGGCAAGCAAATGTTTGCTTTGTCTCAGGTCTTCACCGACCTGCTGAAGAACATCCCCCGGACCACGGTGCACAAGCGCATGGACCACCTGAAGGTGAAGAAGCACCACTGCGACCTGGAGGAGCTGCGGAAGCTCAAAGCAATAAACTCTATAGCTTTCCACGCCGCTAAATGCACTCTCATATCGCGGGAGGACGTGGAGGCTCTGTATTTCTCCTGCAAgacggagcgggtgttgaagTCCAACAAAAGGAAAGCGAAAGCAACGTGTCCCCCCGGGGACGAGGACGCGTCCTCGGGGCTCCTCCGTGCGGACGCCGAACTGTGGAAGGAAAAAGTTTGGTTTAGTTTGCACGGCGTCCCGGAGACTCTGGCGCTTCACAGCAAAACGGCCAGGAGGAGAGAGCTGACTCCTTGCCTTACCGACTCCAAACTACCTCAATTTTATCACAAAACGCACGGGCGGGAGTACCGTTCGGCCACTAAGTCCAGtcacaaacactttaaaaactatgaaacagcaaaaataacaggGAACCGCGTTACTTTGAGCCAAAGGCACTCGTTTTTGCGCAGCGCCGTGAGCCGGCAGCCGGTGGTGCTTCAGTCCGCCATAGCTGCTCAGTCCAGGCTCTCGCGCTCAGCCGGCGACCTACTTCACAAAAGGAAGAGGAGGCGCGAGGGGGGCGGCGGCGGCAGGGACAGCGCGAGGCACTCGTGGAGCAGGAGCAGACACGCGCACCACCACGCACCGCCGGTGCTGCTCGTTCAGCCCAAATCTACCGGCAGCCACGGCGCGTCCTTCGGGGCGTTCCACCTCAGTCCGGATTTCTATCTCGACCCGCGAcctcaccatcatcaccaccaccagcatcaccatcatcatcatcaccaccaccacgagGAGCCCAGCTTCCCGGAGAGCTGCAGCAGCGACACCGAGTCCAGCACCTACTCGGACCGTGCCTACCCGGACTCGGACTTTGGATCCGGCTTCTCCACCAGCAGCAACTCCGGGAGCTCCgacgaggaagaggaagatgaagatgacacgCAATCAGAGAGTTCAGAGGTCagctcagaggaggaggaggaggaggaggagagctcaTCTCAGTCCGACTCCAGCTCCGTTTCCAGCCGGGTGTCGGTCCAGAGCATTCGGTTCAGACGGGCGCGGGTCGGTTCTCTCGCCAAAAGCCTCAGCAGCAGTAAAACACCTTTAGTCCTGCAGCCCACGTTTCACTACAACAACCAACAGCAGCAAGACAAGCAGCACAGGACGCAGGGCCACACTGTTGCCACTTCACGATCAGGGGACCGCAAACAGGACCAGAACTGTGAGTTCATATGCAGTGAAACTAGGAAGGACTTGGGACACTTACAGCCACCCAAGTTTAACTCAGCTGCTGTGGAGGAGAGTTTTTTCACTGAGTCCAAAAGGGAAAAGACACGTGAGTCTGATCCCAACAGGGCTGACCCGGTGGATGAGTTGGTCCTCCATAACCGGACCACTAAGGCCTTTCACCCGCCACGCAGGACGCCGGGGCATCCCACCAAATGCCTCCCGGGACTGAGCGCACAGTGTGACCACAACAGAGACGCCAAGCCCCAGAAATGTGTGGACAAAAGGGAGACGAAAGCCACCAGCCTGAAACTGCCCActccactgaaaaaaataaagaccgAGTCGGAGGAGCCCTGTGTGACCCCCTACTCTGACGGTGGCAGGACACCACCCTTCAACCTCCACAATGTGAAAGTTAAAGTGGAGGAAAGCTGTGATGAATATGAATACCAGAGCCAGGCCGCTGTTGTCAAATGTAAAGGAGATAATACAGAGAGCAGCAATGGTCAATATCCCAGCGGAGCCATCAAACAAGGAGACTTTTTCCACAGCGGGATTAAAGCCACAGAGAAGAGCCCTGATGTGGCCCCCAGGTCCCCCTGTGGTCCTCAGGAATGCAGGAGCAGCCAGGACACCCCGTATATCGAGGAGGGGGAACACAGGAACAAAAACTGCAGGGCTCCGGTGCTGGGGAATAAGAAAACTAGAATTTCCAGGacgcaaacaaaacaaaacgtgCCCAGGGTCAACAAGGctgcctcttcctcttcctcctcctcctcttcgtcctcgtcttcttcttctcgtCCCGAGGAAGCATCCACTGAGGATTTACCGAGCAGACGCAAACGCAGCAGCAACGCGAGCACTGTAGCATCGCCTGCAAAAATGCCTTTCAGCCTGATGGCAAATTTCCCATCCCCGCCGTCGCTGATTGTTGGCAGCGACGGGGATTTGTGCCCTGCTTACTCCCTGAACTCGCTGAGGGGCCCCGGGCCTCCCCCTCCGTCCCACCCCGTGTGGAGGTGGCAGCCAGGCGGCCAGATTCTCCCTCCCCCACACGCTCAGAGAACTAGGAAATactgagctgtttttttaaaagcaaaacaaaaaaaaagcccccaTCGTGTCCATGTCCAACCTAACCGTAGCCTGAGTCTTAACGCGAGCGC
Encoded here:
- the skida1 gene encoding SKI/DACH domain-containing protein 1; protein product: MGDLECGFEEMQGVRLGYLLIKGKQMFALSQVFTDLLKNIPRTTVHKRMDHLKVKKHHCDLEELRKLKAINSIAFHAAKCTLISREDVEALYFSCKTERVLKSNKRKAKATCPPGDEDASSGLLRADAELWKEKVWFSLHGVPETLALHSKTARRRELTPCLTDSKLPQFYHKTHGREYRSATKSSHKHFKNYETAKITGNRVTLSQRHSFLRSAVSRQPVVLQSAIAAQSRLSRSAGDLLHKRKRRREGGGGGRDSARHSWSRSRHAHHHAPPVLLVQPKSTGSHGASFGAFHLSPDFYLDPRPHHHHHHQHHHHHHHHHHEEPSFPESCSSDTESSTYSDRAYPDSDFGSGFSTSSNSGSSDEEEEDEDDTQSESSEVSSEEEEEEEESSSQSDSSSVSSRVSVQSIRFRRARVGSLAKSLSSSKTPLVLQPTFHYNNQQQQDKQHRTQGHTVATSRSGDRKQDQNCEFICSETRKDLGHLQPPKFNSAAVEESFFTESKREKTRESDPNRADPVDELVLHNRTTKAFHPPRRTPGHPTKCLPGLSAQCDHNRDAKPQKCVDKRETKATSLKLPTPLKKIKTESEEPCVTPYSDGGRTPPFNLHNVKVKVEESCDEYEYQSQAAVVKCKGDNTESSNGQYPSGAIKQGDFFHSGIKATEKSPDVAPRSPCGPQECRSSQDTPYIEEGEHRNKNCRAPVLGNKKTRISRTQTKQNVPRVNKAASSSSSSSSSSSSSSSRPEEASTEDLPSRRKRSSNASTVASPAKMPFSLMANFPSPPSLIVGSDGDLCPAYSLNSLRGPGPPPPSHPVWRWQPGGQILPPPHAQRTRKY